In a single window of the Bactrocera dorsalis isolate Fly_Bdor chromosome 2, ASM2337382v1, whole genome shotgun sequence genome:
- the LOC105233257 gene encoding protein Skeletor, isoforms B/C isoform X3: protein MYHNSNGRITSKHHFTNYNMAPLMQILLKALIGLICVRINILVSASFPYYGTKIGALTRLHHGVSGDVYAVDSRTLFIKNFNYDGEAPAAYFYVGSTAKPSNDGAQRLRDERGGVTALNRRYRNKDITLPLPDGKTLRDFKWFSVWCDEFAVNFGHVSIPGDLDFPRPQKIASLKGVHAVSSDNIVIVDAQTLLIPNFSYDGEAPDAKFWVGRGHRPSPQGLRIPDENGKEIPLRRYDRKTIVLTLPDDLTIFDIGHFGVWCEAFTVDFGHVRIPEGLNVPPSLKMLGISPQSRLNCEVLYDDLAFEVRWAVAGDSIVIQLIAKLDDNEYMSFGVSKNHEESKMIGSDVVVAWVEKDTGKGFAVDYYLSDKSQCSGGLGVCPKVNIENGTNTIRLLNAAWVNGYSIVTYQRSLQSNNTLDVPILVNLSQAIVWGIGPLNERNEASYHTYFTRYSTRIDFGRQPIWNCPSPEGSKTGGESEEDSYDDNQQSNLQSYSAHRITLSSNNTQSEEFYDNRPQALQSPSRRQETRPLQQARPHQQPIPTPKPTSTNGAWDIPAIQCYEPEDGVFYAQMGPTGGKHGYSAITGHVGWGISWYINGLLIPEINVVRGKTYTFVVEGGIDADIPAKYHPFYITDDSVGGYEHKREEDKKSVRIFAGVHRSRSGQVSPTGVGRLCNWTPDVDGPPADDYQSFGAYQRTLTLKCDIGEPGVITWTPDRNTPDTVYYQCFTHRYLGWKIHVHDTCDDSEFSASASEKHEELAPHFNPADADAEASIRHETKMESELLKLSSRA from the exons ATGTATCATAATTCAAACGGTCGCATTACCTCAAAACATCATTTCACCAACTATAATATGGCTCCGCTCATGCAGATTCTCCTGAAAGCTTTGATTGGATTAATATGCGTTAGAA TTAACATCCTAGTCAGTGCTTCCTTTCCCTATTATGGTACAAAAATAGGTGCTTTAACACGACTACACCACGGCGTTTCGGGGGACGTGTATGCCGTTGATTCTCGTAcattatttatcaaaaactttaattatGATGGCGAGGCGCCAG CGGCGTACTTCTATGTGGGAAGCACAGCGAAACCTAGCAACGACGGAGCACAACGCCTAAGAGATGAACGAGGAGGAGTTACTGCCCTTAATCGACGTTATCGGAACAAAGATATAACATTACCGCTACCCGATGGAAAAACATTACGTGACTTTAAATGGTTTTCGGTTTGGTGTGATGAGTTCGCCGTAAATTTTGGTCACGTTTCTATTCCAGGTGATTTGGATTTTCCTCGACCTCAAAAAATTGCATCTTTGAAGGGCGTACATGCTGTGTCTTCAGATAATATTGTAATTGTGGATGCGCAAACCCTTTTAATACCAAACTTTAGCTACGATGGTGAAGCACCAg ATGCCAAATTCTGGGTCGGTCGTGGACACCGACCCAGTCCTCAAGGTCTCCGCATACCTGATGAGAATGGGAAAGAAATTCCACTACGGCGCTATGATCGCAAAACTATTGTGCTCACTTTACCCGATGACTTAACAATATTTGACATAGGACACTTTGGGGTTTGGTGTGAAGCTTTCACAGTCGACTTTGGCCATGTTCGCATACCGGAGGGATTAAACGTGCCACCATCATTAAAAATGCTTGGTATTAGCCCGCAG TCGAGATTAAATTGTGAAGTTCTATATGATGATTTAGCATTTGAAGTGAGATGGGCCGTTGCGGGCGATAGTATTGTCATACAACTTATTGCGAAATTAG ACGATAACGAATACATGTCCTTTGGTGTTTCTAAAAATCACGAGGAAAGCAAAATGATTGGCTCTGATGTTGTAGTTGCTTGGGTTGAAAAAGATACTGGTAAAGGTTTTGCAGTGGATTATTACTTGAGCGATAAATCGCAATGTTCTGGTGGACTTGGTGTATGTCCTAAAGTTAATATCGAG AACGGTACAAACACAATACGTTTACTAAATGCTGCATGGGTAAATGGATATTCCATCGTCACCTATCAACGATCTCTGCAATCCAATAACACATTAGATGTACCGATTCTAGTAAATTTGTCTCAAGCAATCGTTTGGGGAATAGGTCCACTTAATGAACGTAATGAAGCCTCATACCACACATATTTTACACGATATTCCACTCGAATTGATTTTGGCCGACAGCCCATTTGGAATTGTCCTTCACCTGAAGGCTCGAAAACAGGTGGTGAAAGTGAAGAGGATAGTTATGATGATAATCAACAAAGTAATCTTCAGAGTTACTCAGCTCATAGAATAACTTTAAGTTCAAATAATACACAGTCTGAAGAGTTTTACGATAATCGTCCACAAGCATTACAAAGCCCAAGCAGACGCCAAGAGACGCGACCTTTACAACAAGCACGTCCTCATCAACAGCCCATTCCAACGCCAAAGCCTACTAGCACCAATGGAGCCTGGGATATTCCTGCTATACAATGCTATGAGCCCGAAGATGGGGTATTTTATGCACAGATGGGTCCCACAGGAGGGAAACATGGTTACTCTGCAATAACAG gACATGTTGGTTGGGGTATATCTTGGTATATAAATGGATTACTTATACCAGAAATTAATGTTGTGCGTGGAAAAACGTATACATTTGTGGTAGAAGGTGGTATTGATGCCGATATACCTGCAAAATACCATCCATTTTACATTACCGATGACTCTGTAGGTGGCTACGAACATAAAAGAGAGGAAGACAAAAAG TCCGTTCGCATATTTGCTGGTGTACATCGATCTCGTTCTGGTCAAGTGTCACCGACTGGAGTTGGTCGGCTTTGCAATTGGACTCCGGATGTTGATGGCCCACCTGCAGATGATTATCAATCGTTCGGTGCTTATCAACGTACTCTTACTTTAAAATGTGATATAGGTGAACCCGGTGTCATAACATGGACTCCCGATCGAAATACCCCAGATACCGTTTATTATCAGTGTTTTACACATCGTTACTTGGGTTGGAAAATTCACGTTCACGATACTTGCGATGATTCAGAGTTTTCTGCATCAGCTTCGGAGAAGCACGAAGAGCTCGCGCCGCATTTTAATCCTGCTGATGCTGATGCCGAAGCATCGATTCGTCATGAAACCAAG ATGGAATCCGAGCTGCTGAAGCTCTCGAGCAGAGCATAA
- the LOC105233257 gene encoding protein Skeletor, isoforms B/C isoform X2: MYHNSNGRITSKHHFTNYNMAPLMQILLKALIGLICVRINILVSASFPYYGTKIGALTRLHHGVSGDVYAVDSRTLFIKNFNYDGEAPAAYFYVGSTAKPSNDGAQRLRDERGGVTALNRRYRNKDITLPLPDGKTLRDFKWFSVWCDEFAVNFGHVSIPGDLDFPRPQKIASLKGVHAVSSDNIVIVDAQTLLIPNFSYDGEAPDAKFWVGRGHRPSPQGLRIPDENGKEIPLRRYDRKTIVLTLPDDLTIFDIGHFGVWCEAFTVDFGHVRIPEGLNVPPSLKMLGISPQSRLNCEVLYDDLAFEVRWAVAGDSIVIQLIAKLDDNEYMSFGVSKNHEESKMIGSDVVVAWVEKDTGKGFAVDYYLSDKSQCSGGLGVCPKVNIENGTNTIRLLNAAWVNGYSIVTYQRSLQSNNTLDVPILVNLSQAIVWGIGPLNERNEASYHTYFTRYSTRIDFGRQPIWNCPSPEGSKTGGESEEDSYDDNQQSNLQSYSAHRITLSSNNTQSEEFYDNRPQALQSPSRRQETRPLQQARPHQQPIPTPKPTSTNGAWDIPAIQCYEPEDGVFYAQMGPTGGKHGYSAITGHVGWGISWYINGLLIPEINVVRGKTYTFVVEGGIDADIPAKYHPFYITDDSVGGYEHKREEDKKSVRIFAGVHRSRSGQVSPTGVGRLCNWTPDVDGPPADDYQSFGAYQRTLTLKCDIGEPGVITWTPDRNTPDTVYYQCFTHRYLGWKIHVHDTCDDSEFSASASEKHEELAPHFNPADADAEASIRHETKVSPNDNFLLKHQTNLLKNHNMNGTPPKLSFEITKSSEITKLISDGIRAAEALEQSIIKNTNINNANISMSTIPKIKYDNPMEISHTQFQQQSNMKPVTSIKKNAVETISLAETPQETLQLGPLISTAVPEILHGENYVNLNEKNPQIFSKASSKKTLSSTSSIPLNLLHHHSQHTKSHNHLYNLTNIPAQKPIGLSEFLRPPQNAELLHAVKLPGRRPLLRPLKKLPSAKPLLPYLPQRAPQISIQPVPQPSVIVSHYPASVLLLGEPTTLNEHRKNEAPLVHTKLSSSIPVPYNDTVPQESNTTIIFVNNESHTNSKKHDKPKSTKIKNGFKPDSVVIESGFRPIIRTDGRPQHLIINQIAHRREDPGLEIDEVMETDTLFLTAQKVTQTQNFEPMFIPSPLDSTNVTNMIHNVVLSSPSSNLNELSLNISENFPNSAKFHNLTIEDNLSEMEDERSEATGNFDGAVTKTSMKNDKPDEDSLIEPGNQSLFIEDIMSEMEQIDDENDREAQAAERIDTYYLPPDNRKIPHSSLPSGAVVTFDGKSIVDGNLVLPPKLETFESTNPRRQAHGLSQIEQLIRSTPQVQPFRGEIPQPVVEFLSNERSRNRVTGSGGGGMVGAIGFENPGPYLPLTSLSPPRVHSTKLQLLHSSTYRQ, encoded by the exons ATGTATCATAATTCAAACGGTCGCATTACCTCAAAACATCATTTCACCAACTATAATATGGCTCCGCTCATGCAGATTCTCCTGAAAGCTTTGATTGGATTAATATGCGTTAGAA TTAACATCCTAGTCAGTGCTTCCTTTCCCTATTATGGTACAAAAATAGGTGCTTTAACACGACTACACCACGGCGTTTCGGGGGACGTGTATGCCGTTGATTCTCGTAcattatttatcaaaaactttaattatGATGGCGAGGCGCCAG CGGCGTACTTCTATGTGGGAAGCACAGCGAAACCTAGCAACGACGGAGCACAACGCCTAAGAGATGAACGAGGAGGAGTTACTGCCCTTAATCGACGTTATCGGAACAAAGATATAACATTACCGCTACCCGATGGAAAAACATTACGTGACTTTAAATGGTTTTCGGTTTGGTGTGATGAGTTCGCCGTAAATTTTGGTCACGTTTCTATTCCAGGTGATTTGGATTTTCCTCGACCTCAAAAAATTGCATCTTTGAAGGGCGTACATGCTGTGTCTTCAGATAATATTGTAATTGTGGATGCGCAAACCCTTTTAATACCAAACTTTAGCTACGATGGTGAAGCACCAg ATGCCAAATTCTGGGTCGGTCGTGGACACCGACCCAGTCCTCAAGGTCTCCGCATACCTGATGAGAATGGGAAAGAAATTCCACTACGGCGCTATGATCGCAAAACTATTGTGCTCACTTTACCCGATGACTTAACAATATTTGACATAGGACACTTTGGGGTTTGGTGTGAAGCTTTCACAGTCGACTTTGGCCATGTTCGCATACCGGAGGGATTAAACGTGCCACCATCATTAAAAATGCTTGGTATTAGCCCGCAG TCGAGATTAAATTGTGAAGTTCTATATGATGATTTAGCATTTGAAGTGAGATGGGCCGTTGCGGGCGATAGTATTGTCATACAACTTATTGCGAAATTAG ACGATAACGAATACATGTCCTTTGGTGTTTCTAAAAATCACGAGGAAAGCAAAATGATTGGCTCTGATGTTGTAGTTGCTTGGGTTGAAAAAGATACTGGTAAAGGTTTTGCAGTGGATTATTACTTGAGCGATAAATCGCAATGTTCTGGTGGACTTGGTGTATGTCCTAAAGTTAATATCGAG AACGGTACAAACACAATACGTTTACTAAATGCTGCATGGGTAAATGGATATTCCATCGTCACCTATCAACGATCTCTGCAATCCAATAACACATTAGATGTACCGATTCTAGTAAATTTGTCTCAAGCAATCGTTTGGGGAATAGGTCCACTTAATGAACGTAATGAAGCCTCATACCACACATATTTTACACGATATTCCACTCGAATTGATTTTGGCCGACAGCCCATTTGGAATTGTCCTTCACCTGAAGGCTCGAAAACAGGTGGTGAAAGTGAAGAGGATAGTTATGATGATAATCAACAAAGTAATCTTCAGAGTTACTCAGCTCATAGAATAACTTTAAGTTCAAATAATACACAGTCTGAAGAGTTTTACGATAATCGTCCACAAGCATTACAAAGCCCAAGCAGACGCCAAGAGACGCGACCTTTACAACAAGCACGTCCTCATCAACAGCCCATTCCAACGCCAAAGCCTACTAGCACCAATGGAGCCTGGGATATTCCTGCTATACAATGCTATGAGCCCGAAGATGGGGTATTTTATGCACAGATGGGTCCCACAGGAGGGAAACATGGTTACTCTGCAATAACAG gACATGTTGGTTGGGGTATATCTTGGTATATAAATGGATTACTTATACCAGAAATTAATGTTGTGCGTGGAAAAACGTATACATTTGTGGTAGAAGGTGGTATTGATGCCGATATACCTGCAAAATACCATCCATTTTACATTACCGATGACTCTGTAGGTGGCTACGAACATAAAAGAGAGGAAGACAAAAAG TCCGTTCGCATATTTGCTGGTGTACATCGATCTCGTTCTGGTCAAGTGTCACCGACTGGAGTTGGTCGGCTTTGCAATTGGACTCCGGATGTTGATGGCCCACCTGCAGATGATTATCAATCGTTCGGTGCTTATCAACGTACTCTTACTTTAAAATGTGATATAGGTGAACCCGGTGTCATAACATGGACTCCCGATCGAAATACCCCAGATACCGTTTATTATCAGTGTTTTACACATCGTTACTTGGGTTGGAAAATTCACGTTCACGATACTTGCGATGATTCAGAGTTTTCTGCATCAGCTTCGGAGAAGCACGAAGAGCTCGCGCCGCATTTTAATCCTGCTGATGCTGATGCCGAAGCATCGATTCGTCATGAAACCAAGGTCAGCCCCAAcgacaattttttattgaagcaccaaacaaatttgcttaaaaaccATAATATGAATGGAACTCCGCCAAAATTATCTTTTGAAATAACGAAATCATCAGAGATTACTAAACTGATTTCAGATGGAATCCGAGCTGCTGAAGCTCTCGAGCAGAGCATAATAAAGAACACAAACATCAACAACGCAAATATCAGTATGAGCACCATtccgaaaataaaatatgataatCCGATGGAAATTTCACATACGCAATTTCAGCAGCAATCTAATATGAAACCAGTGACAAGCATTAAGAAAAACGCTGTAGAAACAATTTCCCTTGCTGAAACACCGCAAGAAACTTTACAATTGGGACCACTTATTTCTACAGCAGTGCCGGAAATTTTACATGGCGAAaattatgtcaacttgaatgaaaaaaatccacaaatattttcaaaagcgaGTTCTAAAAAAACACTATCATCCACATCATCAATTCCTCTAAATCTTTTGCATCATCATTCACAACATACAAAATCTCACAATCATTTATATAACCTTACTAATATTCCAGCACAAAAACCCATAGGTCTATCTGAGTTTCTTCGACCACCTCAGAACGCTGAACTCTTACATGCCGTCAAATTACCAGGACGACGTCCACTACTCAGACCCCTCAAGAAGTTGCCATCGGCTAAACCTTTACTACCATATTTGCCTCAACGTGCGCCACAAATTTCCATACAACCTGTGCCACAACCATCCGTTATAGTTAGCCATTACC CTGCTTCCGTATTATTGCTTGGTGAACCAACGACTTTGAATGAACATCGGAAAAATGAAGCGCCATTGGTACATACAAAATTAAGCTCCAGTATACCTGTACCATACAATGATACTGTACCACAAGAATCAAATACgactattatttttgttaacaatGAAAGtcatacaaattcaaaaaaacatgATAAACCCAAGTCAACAAAGATTAAGAATGGATTTAAGCCCGATTCAGTAGTAATAGAAAGTGGTTTTCGACCAATTATACGTACAGATGGTCGCCCTCAACATCTCATCATAAATCAAATAGCTCATCGTCGCGAAGATCCGGGATTGGAAATTGACGAAGTAATGGAGACGGACACACTCTTCCTTACAGCGCAAAAAGTtacacaaacacaaaattttgaaCCAATGTTTATTCCATCACCTCTCGATAGCACCAATGTAACTAATATGATACATAATGTTGTTTTATCTTCGCCAAGTTCGAATCTAAATGAGCTTAGCTTAAATATATCAGAAAATTTCCCTAATAGTGCTAAATTCCACAATTTGACAATAGAGGATAATTTATCAGAAATGGAGGATGAGCGTAGCGAAGCCACTGGCAATTTTGATGGTGCAGTGACAAAAACATCCATGAAAAATGATAAACCAGACGAAGATTCATTGATTGAGCCGGGAAACCAGAGTTTGTTTATCGAAGATATAATGTCCGAAATGGAACAAATCGATGATGAGAACGACCGAGAAGCTCAAGCTGCAGAGCGCATAGACACATATTATCTTCCACCAGATAATCGTAAGATTCCACATTCCAGTTTACCAAGCGGCGCTGTTGTTACATTTGACGGGAAATCCATAGTAGATGGTAATTTAGTGTTGCCACCCAAATTGGAAACTTTTGAAAGCACAAATCCGAGGCGACAAGCACACGGTCTCTCCCAAATTGAGCAGCTCATCAGAAGTACACCTCAAGTTCAGCCGTTCCGAGGAGAGATACCACAACCAGTTGTCGAGTTTTTATCGAATGAACGCTCACGAAATCGGGTCACCGGTTCAGGTGGTGGGGGAATGGTAGGTGCAATAGGTTTTGAGAACCCTGGTCCATATTTACCTTTGACTTCGCTTTCACCACCACGAGTTCATTCAACTAAATTACAATTATTGCACTCATCCACTTATAGACAATAG
- the LOC105233257 gene encoding protein Skeletor, isoforms B/C isoform X1, with the protein MYHNSNGRITSKHHFTNYNMAPLMQILLKALIGLICVRINILVSASFPYYGTKIGALTRLHHGVSGDVYAVDSRTLFIKNFNYDGEAPAAYFYVGSTAKPSNDGAQRLRDERGGVTALNRRYRNKDITLPLPDGKTLRDFKWFSVWCDEFAVNFGHVSIPGDLDFPRPQKIASLKGVHAVSSDNIVIVDAQTLLIPNFSYDGEAPDAKFWVGRGHRPSPQGLRIPDENGKEIPLRRYDRKTIVLTLPDDLTIFDIGHFGVWCEAFTVDFGHVRIPEGLNVPPSLKMLGISPQSRLNCEVLYDDLAFEVRWAVAGDSIVIQLIAKLDDNEYMSFGVSKNHEESKMIGSDVVVAWVEKDTGKGFAVDYYLSDKSQCSGGLGVCPKVNIENGTNTIRLLNAAWVNGYSIVTYQRSLQSNNTLDVPILVNLSQAIVWGIGPLNERNEASYHTYFTRYSTRIDFGRQPIWNCPSPEGSKTGGESEEDSYDDNQQSNLQSYSAHRITLSSNNTQSEEFYDNRPQALQSPSRRQETRPLQQARPHQQPIPTPKPTSTNGAWDIPAIQCYEPEDGVFYAQMGPTGGKHGYSAITGHVGWGISWYINGLLIPEINVVRGKTYTFVVEGGIDADIPAKYHPFYITDDSVGGYEHKREEDKKSVRIFAGVHRSRSGQVSPTGVGRLCNWTPDVDGPPADDYQSFGAYQRTLTLKCDIGEPGVITWTPDRNTPDTVYYQCFTHRYLGWKIHVHDTCDDSEFSASASEKHEELAPHFNPADADAEASIRHETKVSPNDNFLLKHQTNLLKNHNMNGTPPKLSFEITKSSEITKLISDGIRAAEALEQSIIKNTNINNANISMSTIPKIKYDNPMEISHTQFQQQSNMKPVTSIKKNAVETISLAETPQETLQLGPLISTAVPEILHGENYVNLNEKNPQIFSKASSKKTLSSTSSIPLNLLHHHSQHTKSHNHLYNLTNIPAQKPIGLSEFLRPPQNAELLHAVKLPGRRPLLRPLKKLPSAKPLLPYLPQRAPQISIQPVPQPSVIVSHYRKTFPGLLKTFLNEKLFPIQSVAASVLLLGEPTTLNEHRKNEAPLVHTKLSSSIPVPYNDTVPQESNTTIIFVNNESHTNSKKHDKPKSTKIKNGFKPDSVVIESGFRPIIRTDGRPQHLIINQIAHRREDPGLEIDEVMETDTLFLTAQKVTQTQNFEPMFIPSPLDSTNVTNMIHNVVLSSPSSNLNELSLNISENFPNSAKFHNLTIEDNLSEMEDERSEATGNFDGAVTKTSMKNDKPDEDSLIEPGNQSLFIEDIMSEMEQIDDENDREAQAAERIDTYYLPPDNRKIPHSSLPSGAVVTFDGKSIVDGNLVLPPKLETFESTNPRRQAHGLSQIEQLIRSTPQVQPFRGEIPQPVVEFLSNERSRNRVTGSGGGGMVGAIGFENPGPYLPLTSLSPPRVHSTKLQLLHSSTYRQ; encoded by the exons ATGTATCATAATTCAAACGGTCGCATTACCTCAAAACATCATTTCACCAACTATAATATGGCTCCGCTCATGCAGATTCTCCTGAAAGCTTTGATTGGATTAATATGCGTTAGAA TTAACATCCTAGTCAGTGCTTCCTTTCCCTATTATGGTACAAAAATAGGTGCTTTAACACGACTACACCACGGCGTTTCGGGGGACGTGTATGCCGTTGATTCTCGTAcattatttatcaaaaactttaattatGATGGCGAGGCGCCAG CGGCGTACTTCTATGTGGGAAGCACAGCGAAACCTAGCAACGACGGAGCACAACGCCTAAGAGATGAACGAGGAGGAGTTACTGCCCTTAATCGACGTTATCGGAACAAAGATATAACATTACCGCTACCCGATGGAAAAACATTACGTGACTTTAAATGGTTTTCGGTTTGGTGTGATGAGTTCGCCGTAAATTTTGGTCACGTTTCTATTCCAGGTGATTTGGATTTTCCTCGACCTCAAAAAATTGCATCTTTGAAGGGCGTACATGCTGTGTCTTCAGATAATATTGTAATTGTGGATGCGCAAACCCTTTTAATACCAAACTTTAGCTACGATGGTGAAGCACCAg ATGCCAAATTCTGGGTCGGTCGTGGACACCGACCCAGTCCTCAAGGTCTCCGCATACCTGATGAGAATGGGAAAGAAATTCCACTACGGCGCTATGATCGCAAAACTATTGTGCTCACTTTACCCGATGACTTAACAATATTTGACATAGGACACTTTGGGGTTTGGTGTGAAGCTTTCACAGTCGACTTTGGCCATGTTCGCATACCGGAGGGATTAAACGTGCCACCATCATTAAAAATGCTTGGTATTAGCCCGCAG TCGAGATTAAATTGTGAAGTTCTATATGATGATTTAGCATTTGAAGTGAGATGGGCCGTTGCGGGCGATAGTATTGTCATACAACTTATTGCGAAATTAG ACGATAACGAATACATGTCCTTTGGTGTTTCTAAAAATCACGAGGAAAGCAAAATGATTGGCTCTGATGTTGTAGTTGCTTGGGTTGAAAAAGATACTGGTAAAGGTTTTGCAGTGGATTATTACTTGAGCGATAAATCGCAATGTTCTGGTGGACTTGGTGTATGTCCTAAAGTTAATATCGAG AACGGTACAAACACAATACGTTTACTAAATGCTGCATGGGTAAATGGATATTCCATCGTCACCTATCAACGATCTCTGCAATCCAATAACACATTAGATGTACCGATTCTAGTAAATTTGTCTCAAGCAATCGTTTGGGGAATAGGTCCACTTAATGAACGTAATGAAGCCTCATACCACACATATTTTACACGATATTCCACTCGAATTGATTTTGGCCGACAGCCCATTTGGAATTGTCCTTCACCTGAAGGCTCGAAAACAGGTGGTGAAAGTGAAGAGGATAGTTATGATGATAATCAACAAAGTAATCTTCAGAGTTACTCAGCTCATAGAATAACTTTAAGTTCAAATAATACACAGTCTGAAGAGTTTTACGATAATCGTCCACAAGCATTACAAAGCCCAAGCAGACGCCAAGAGACGCGACCTTTACAACAAGCACGTCCTCATCAACAGCCCATTCCAACGCCAAAGCCTACTAGCACCAATGGAGCCTGGGATATTCCTGCTATACAATGCTATGAGCCCGAAGATGGGGTATTTTATGCACAGATGGGTCCCACAGGAGGGAAACATGGTTACTCTGCAATAACAG gACATGTTGGTTGGGGTATATCTTGGTATATAAATGGATTACTTATACCAGAAATTAATGTTGTGCGTGGAAAAACGTATACATTTGTGGTAGAAGGTGGTATTGATGCCGATATACCTGCAAAATACCATCCATTTTACATTACCGATGACTCTGTAGGTGGCTACGAACATAAAAGAGAGGAAGACAAAAAG TCCGTTCGCATATTTGCTGGTGTACATCGATCTCGTTCTGGTCAAGTGTCACCGACTGGAGTTGGTCGGCTTTGCAATTGGACTCCGGATGTTGATGGCCCACCTGCAGATGATTATCAATCGTTCGGTGCTTATCAACGTACTCTTACTTTAAAATGTGATATAGGTGAACCCGGTGTCATAACATGGACTCCCGATCGAAATACCCCAGATACCGTTTATTATCAGTGTTTTACACATCGTTACTTGGGTTGGAAAATTCACGTTCACGATACTTGCGATGATTCAGAGTTTTCTGCATCAGCTTCGGAGAAGCACGAAGAGCTCGCGCCGCATTTTAATCCTGCTGATGCTGATGCCGAAGCATCGATTCGTCATGAAACCAAGGTCAGCCCCAAcgacaattttttattgaagcaccaaacaaatttgcttaaaaaccATAATATGAATGGAACTCCGCCAAAATTATCTTTTGAAATAACGAAATCATCAGAGATTACTAAACTGATTTCAGATGGAATCCGAGCTGCTGAAGCTCTCGAGCAGAGCATAATAAAGAACACAAACATCAACAACGCAAATATCAGTATGAGCACCATtccgaaaataaaatatgataatCCGATGGAAATTTCACATACGCAATTTCAGCAGCAATCTAATATGAAACCAGTGACAAGCATTAAGAAAAACGCTGTAGAAACAATTTCCCTTGCTGAAACACCGCAAGAAACTTTACAATTGGGACCACTTATTTCTACAGCAGTGCCGGAAATTTTACATGGCGAAaattatgtcaacttgaatgaaaaaaatccacaaatattttcaaaagcgaGTTCTAAAAAAACACTATCATCCACATCATCAATTCCTCTAAATCTTTTGCATCATCATTCACAACATACAAAATCTCACAATCATTTATATAACCTTACTAATATTCCAGCACAAAAACCCATAGGTCTATCTGAGTTTCTTCGACCACCTCAGAACGCTGAACTCTTACATGCCGTCAAATTACCAGGACGACGTCCACTACTCAGACCCCTCAAGAAGTTGCCATCGGCTAAACCTTTACTACCATATTTGCCTCAACGTGCGCCACAAATTTCCATACAACCTGTGCCACAACCATCCGTTATAGTTAGCCATTACCGTAAGACATTTCCCGGActtttaaaaacatttctaaatgaaaaactatttcCGATTCAATCTGTAGCTGCTTCCGTATTATTGCTTGGTGAACCAACGACTTTGAATGAACATCGGAAAAATGAAGCGCCATTGGTACATACAAAATTAAGCTCCAGTATACCTGTACCATACAATGATACTGTACCACAAGAATCAAATACgactattatttttgttaacaatGAAAGtcatacaaattcaaaaaaacatgATAAACCCAAGTCAACAAAGATTAAGAATGGATTTAAGCCCGATTCAGTAGTAATAGAAAGTGGTTTTCGACCAATTATACGTACAGATGGTCGCCCTCAACATCTCATCATAAATCAAATAGCTCATCGTCGCGAAGATCCGGGATTGGAAATTGACGAAGTAATGGAGACGGACACACTCTTCCTTACAGCGCAAAAAGTtacacaaacacaaaattttgaaCCAATGTTTATTCCATCACCTCTCGATAGCACCAATGTAACTAATATGATACATAATGTTGTTTTATCTTCGCCAAGTTCGAATCTAAATGAGCTTAGCTTAAATATATCAGAAAATTTCCCTAATAGTGCTAAATTCCACAATTTGACAATAGAGGATAATTTATCAGAAATGGAGGATGAGCGTAGCGAAGCCACTGGCAATTTTGATGGTGCAGTGACAAAAACATCCATGAAAAATGATAAACCAGACGAAGATTCATTGATTGAGCCGGGAAACCAGAGTTTGTTTATCGAAGATATAATGTCCGAAATGGAACAAATCGATGATGAGAACGACCGAGAAGCTCAAGCTGCAGAGCGCATAGACACATATTATCTTCCACCAGATAATCGTAAGATTCCACATTCCAGTTTACCAAGCGGCGCTGTTGTTACATTTGACGGGAAATCCATAGTAGATGGTAATTTAGTGTTGCCACCCAAATTGGAAACTTTTGAAAGCACAAATCCGAGGCGACAAGCACACGGTCTCTCCCAAATTGAGCAGCTCATCAGAAGTACACCTCAAGTTCAGCCGTTCCGAGGAGAGATACCACAACCAGTTGTCGAGTTTTTATCGAATGAACGCTCACGAAATCGGGTCACCGGTTCAGGTGGTGGGGGAATGGTAGGTGCAATAGGTTTTGAGAACCCTGGTCCATATTTACCTTTGACTTCGCTTTCACCACCACGAGTTCATTCAACTAAATTACAATTATTGCACTCATCCACTTATAGACAATAG